The proteins below come from a single Arthrobacter sp. zg-Y1171 genomic window:
- the gatB gene encoding Asp-tRNA(Asn)/Glu-tRNA(Gln) amidotransferase subunit GatB: MSVHIQDETLSFEEAMEKYDPVLGFEVHVELNTKTKMFSDAPNIFGDEPNTAVTPVDLGMPGVLPVVNKKAVEYSILIGLALNCKIAESCTFARKQYFYPDTPKNFQTSQYEDPIAYDGYLDIELEDGTVFRVEIERAHMEEDAGKLTHMGGATGRIQGADFSLVDYNRAGVPLVEIVTKPIEGAGSRAPELAKAYVAAIREIVKNLGVSDAKMERGNVRCDANVSLRPYGQEKFGTRSETKNVNSLRAVERAVRFEIQRHAAVLDSGNTIVQETRHWHEDTRSTTSGRPKSDADDYRYFPEPDLVPVVTTTEWIEELRSRLPEPPAERRKRLKEDWGYSDAEFRDVVNAGVMEAIEETIAAGASAQVARKWWMGEVARRAKEAEVDPVDVGVTPELIVELDRLVQTGKINDKLARQVLDGVLAGEGAPEEVIEKRGLAVVSDDGPLLEAIDAALAAQPDVADKIRGGKVQAVGAIVGGVMKATRGQADAGRVRELILERLGVQG; encoded by the coding sequence ATGTCCGTCCATATCCAGGATGAAACCCTGTCCTTCGAAGAGGCCATGGAGAAGTACGACCCAGTGCTGGGGTTCGAGGTCCACGTGGAGCTGAACACCAAAACCAAGATGTTCTCCGACGCCCCGAACATCTTCGGCGACGAGCCCAACACGGCCGTCACCCCGGTCGACCTGGGCATGCCCGGCGTGCTGCCGGTGGTGAACAAGAAGGCCGTGGAGTACTCGATCCTCATCGGCCTTGCGCTGAACTGCAAGATCGCCGAATCCTGCACCTTTGCCCGGAAGCAGTACTTCTACCCGGACACGCCCAAGAACTTCCAGACCTCCCAGTACGAAGACCCCATCGCGTACGACGGCTACCTGGACATTGAGCTTGAAGACGGCACCGTGTTCCGCGTCGAGATCGAACGCGCGCACATGGAAGAGGACGCCGGCAAGCTGACCCACATGGGCGGAGCCACCGGCCGCATCCAGGGCGCAGACTTCTCCCTGGTGGACTACAACCGCGCCGGCGTGCCGCTGGTCGAGATTGTCACCAAGCCGATCGAGGGTGCCGGCTCGCGTGCCCCCGAGCTGGCGAAGGCCTACGTGGCGGCCATCCGGGAAATCGTGAAGAACCTGGGTGTCTCCGACGCGAAGATGGAGCGCGGAAACGTCCGCTGCGACGCCAACGTTTCGCTGCGCCCCTACGGCCAGGAAAAGTTCGGCACGCGTTCGGAAACGAAGAACGTGAACTCGCTGCGCGCCGTCGAACGCGCCGTCCGGTTCGAAATCCAGCGCCACGCCGCCGTCCTGGACTCCGGCAACACGATTGTCCAGGAGACCCGGCACTGGCACGAGGACACCCGGTCCACCACCTCCGGCCGGCCCAAGTCCGACGCCGATGACTACCGGTACTTCCCGGAACCGGACCTGGTTCCCGTGGTCACCACCACGGAATGGATCGAAGAGCTGCGCTCCCGCCTGCCCGAGCCGCCGGCCGAGCGCCGCAAGCGGCTCAAGGAAGACTGGGGCTACTCCGACGCCGAGTTCCGCGACGTCGTCAACGCCGGAGTCATGGAAGCCATCGAGGAAACCATTGCCGCCGGTGCGTCCGCGCAGGTGGCCCGCAAGTGGTGGATGGGTGAGGTTGCCCGCCGCGCCAAGGAAGCCGAAGTGGATCCGGTGGACGTCGGCGTCACGCCCGAGCTGATCGTGGAACTGGACCGCCTGGTGCAGACCGGCAAGATCAACGACAAGCTGGCACGCCAGGTGCTCGACGGTGTCCTCGCCGGCGAAGGCGCCCCGGAGGAAGTCATCGAGAAGCGCGGCCTGGCCGTGGTGTCCGACGACGGCCCCCTGCTTGAAGCGATCGACGCCGCCCTGGCGGCCCAGCCGGACGTCGCGGACAAGATCCGCGGCGGCAAGGTCCAGGCCGTCGGCGCCATCGTGGGCGGGGTTATGAAGGCCACCCGCGGCCAGGCCGACGCCGGCCGCGTCCGCGAGCTGATCCTGGAACGCCTCGGCGTGCAGGGCTAA
- a CDS encoding aminoglycoside phosphotransferase family protein: MANLPAAEISADPALVRQLVREQHPDLGGHSLTQAASGWDNYIYRLGTEYAIRLPRRQSAAGLTANEQRWLPQLTADVPVSTSAPLFRGTPCELYPWPWSITAWFDGQDVSLSPRDRNVALAEPLAAFLNAFHRPAPAGYPRNPFRGGPLAGRDEAVQGRLNSGMVPHAARVQELWDQAQDIPAWTGPPLWLHGDLHPANLVAKDNTLQAVIDFGDLTAGDPATDLAAAWLVFDAEGRDTFRRSLGDQYDGDPYVWERARGWAICMATILLANSDDAPGLYLVGSETLMEILTGDRERF; the protein is encoded by the coding sequence ATGGCCAACCTTCCCGCTGCCGAAATCTCCGCCGACCCTGCGCTGGTGCGGCAATTGGTGCGGGAGCAGCACCCGGACCTGGGCGGGCATTCCCTGACGCAGGCCGCCAGCGGCTGGGACAACTACATTTACCGGCTGGGCACGGAGTATGCGATCCGGCTGCCCCGCCGGCAGTCCGCCGCCGGACTCACGGCCAACGAGCAGCGCTGGCTCCCGCAGCTGACCGCCGACGTGCCCGTATCAACCTCAGCCCCGCTGTTCCGCGGGACCCCGTGCGAGCTCTATCCCTGGCCGTGGAGCATCACCGCCTGGTTTGACGGCCAGGACGTGTCCTTATCGCCGCGGGACCGCAACGTTGCCCTGGCCGAGCCGCTGGCCGCCTTCCTGAACGCCTTTCACCGGCCGGCACCGGCGGGCTATCCCCGCAATCCGTTCCGGGGCGGACCGTTGGCCGGTCGGGACGAAGCAGTGCAGGGCAGGTTGAACAGCGGCATGGTTCCCCACGCCGCCAGGGTGCAGGAACTCTGGGACCAGGCACAGGACATCCCGGCCTGGACCGGGCCCCCGCTGTGGCTGCACGGCGACCTGCACCCGGCGAACCTGGTGGCCAAGGACAACACCCTGCAGGCGGTCATCGATTTCGGCGATCTCACCGCGGGTGATCCGGCCACGGACCTAGCTGCCGCCTGGCTGGTGTTCGACGCCGAGGGCCGGGACACCTTCCGCCGCAGCCTGGGCGACCAGTACGACGGCGACCCGTACGTGTGGGAGCGGGCGCGCGGCTGGGCGATCTGCATGGCCACCATCCTGCTGGCGAACTCCGACGATGCCCCGGGGCTGTACCTGGTGGGCTCGGAAACCCTGATGGAGATCCTCACCGGCGACCGGGAGAGGTTCTAA
- a CDS encoding protein phosphatase 2C domain-containing protein codes for MQEDTCGYAGSTAWVIDGASSLLPQLGLPGPSDPAWYARNLDLLLTDAAVAVGVAPAPQVLADALTRMDQLARTLAGEERIRFPSAALCLAQLTGDGVEILALADCHAVVELEDGSLVHVTHEPADIRIGTEHSADPAREREMRVLDRELRNTPGRLWVARREAEAAYQARTVRLGPARRVVLASDGAWRAVDLGIVDGPGGFLAAAGSAVPAQEMLLALRTLQSGLGESADDATILTLERTSHDG; via the coding sequence GTGCAGGAGGACACCTGCGGCTACGCAGGTTCCACGGCTTGGGTAATCGACGGCGCCAGCTCCCTCTTGCCTCAGCTCGGGCTGCCCGGCCCCTCTGACCCGGCCTGGTATGCCCGGAACCTTGACCTGTTACTGACTGATGCCGCGGTTGCCGTTGGGGTTGCGCCTGCGCCGCAGGTGCTGGCCGATGCCCTGACCCGGATGGACCAGCTGGCCCGTACCCTGGCCGGCGAGGAGCGGATCCGTTTCCCGTCTGCGGCCCTGTGCCTGGCCCAGCTGACCGGGGACGGCGTGGAGATCCTGGCACTGGCGGACTGCCACGCGGTGGTGGAACTGGAAGACGGTTCGTTGGTGCACGTCACCCATGAACCCGCCGATATCCGGATCGGCACGGAACATTCGGCGGACCCGGCGCGCGAACGCGAGATGCGGGTACTGGACCGGGAACTGCGCAATACCCCGGGCCGGCTATGGGTCGCCCGGCGGGAAGCCGAAGCCGCTTACCAGGCCCGCACAGTCCGGCTCGGCCCGGCACGGCGGGTGGTGCTCGCCTCCGACGGTGCCTGGCGGGCAGTGGACCTGGGCATTGTCGACGGGCCGGGCGGCTTCCTGGCGGCGGCAGGCTCCGCCGTCCCCGCGCAGGAGATGCTGTTGGCCCTGCGCACGCTGCAGTCGGGGCTGGGGGAAAGCGCTGACGACGCCACCATCCTGACCTTGGAAAGGACCTCCCATGACGGCTGA
- a CDS encoding FAD-binding oxidoreductase: protein MTADISCDVLVIGGGIAGLSLAAELASRLAASPETRGRAGGVVLVEAEPTLGYHTSSRSARQLIPSYGPPVIQDLTLRTLALIRAAEADLPEPILAPRSFLLIGDEEAVRDRASAHMHPVMPAEALGLAPELRPETFSAAGLDTTSVSCNTDALLEFHRARLLAAGGRIITGQRVEAARQAGEGTLWKVSAPGMRFQASTVVNAAGAWADTLAGVFGAQSLRLTPYRRTAAVVDVERPLEAGAPMVADASDRFYYRPEGRQVLISPSESEPSVAEDARPRNADVQALVKVVNSVTTMGITGVARAWTGLRTEAPDGVPVVGWDPAVPGFFWLAGQGGYGFQTSSAVAELAAGILLGEAGGKEARNALSPARVQV from the coding sequence ATGACGGCTGACATTTCCTGCGACGTCCTGGTGATCGGCGGAGGGATCGCCGGCCTGTCCCTGGCCGCCGAACTAGCCTCGCGGCTGGCGGCATCCCCGGAAACCCGGGGGAGGGCCGGCGGGGTTGTCCTGGTGGAAGCTGAACCGACCTTGGGCTACCACACGTCTTCCCGCTCGGCCCGGCAGCTGATCCCCAGCTACGGTCCGCCCGTTATCCAGGACCTGACCCTGCGTACCCTGGCATTGATTCGGGCAGCGGAAGCAGATCTGCCCGAACCGATCCTGGCGCCCCGGAGCTTCCTGCTGATCGGGGATGAGGAGGCGGTGCGGGACAGGGCAAGCGCCCACATGCATCCGGTCATGCCGGCTGAAGCCCTGGGACTGGCTCCGGAGCTGCGGCCGGAGACTTTCAGTGCTGCCGGATTGGACACCACCTCGGTGTCCTGCAACACGGACGCCCTGCTGGAATTCCATCGGGCACGGCTGCTGGCAGCGGGGGGCCGGATTATCACCGGGCAGCGGGTCGAAGCTGCCCGGCAGGCAGGGGAGGGGACGCTGTGGAAAGTGTCTGCTCCGGGCATGCGTTTCCAGGCTTCAACGGTGGTCAACGCGGCCGGCGCCTGGGCAGACACCCTCGCCGGTGTCTTTGGGGCGCAGTCCCTGCGGCTCACGCCCTACCGCCGCACCGCCGCCGTCGTCGACGTTGAGCGACCGCTGGAAGCCGGCGCACCGATGGTGGCTGACGCCTCTGACCGGTTCTACTACAGGCCGGAGGGCAGGCAGGTACTGATCTCGCCGTCGGAGAGTGAGCCAAGCGTGGCGGAGGATGCCCGGCCACGGAACGCGGATGTGCAGGCGCTCGTGAAAGTGGTGAACAGCGTCACAACCATGGGTATCACCGGGGTTGCCCGAGCCTGGACCGGACTGCGGACGGAGGCACCCGACGGGGTGCCCGTGGTCGGCTGGGATCCAGCCGTGCCGGGGTTCTTCTGGCTGGCGGGACAAGGCGGATACGGGTTCCAGACCTCGTCCGCCGTCGCAGAGCTGGCAGCAGGGATCCTGCTTGGCGAGGCCGGGGGAAAAGAGGCCCGGAACGCCCTTAGCCCCGCTCGAGTGCAAGTGTGA
- a CDS encoding acylphosphatase codes for MNEQEHPEGTARRLTARITGEVQGVGFRYRTLRQAVQLGLTGVVSNAADGSVHVVAEGREPALDGLREFLRGPKAPGVVVGVEESFSPATGEFREFSAE; via the coding sequence ATGAACGAGCAAGAGCATCCGGAAGGAACCGCCCGCCGGCTGACGGCCCGGATTACCGGGGAGGTCCAGGGCGTCGGATTCCGGTACCGCACCCTTCGGCAGGCCGTGCAGCTGGGCCTGACCGGCGTGGTCTCCAACGCGGCGGACGGATCCGTCCACGTGGTGGCCGAGGGCAGGGAACCGGCCTTGGACGGACTTCGGGAATTCCTGCGCGGCCCGAAGGCTCCGGGCGTGGTGGTCGGCGTGGAGGAATCCTTTTCCCCGGCCACCGGAGAATTCCGCGAGTTCAGCGCCGAATAG
- the hutH gene encoding histidine ammonia-lyase: protein MQLRNNNVDAAVELGVGPLSGEDILAVARHGVRVALAPEALAAMASSRGVIEALAADDKPHYGVSTGFGALAVKQIPPEQRIQLQRSLIRSHAASSGTEVDREVVRALMLNRLATLATGRTGVRPAVALAYAGILNAGITPVVGEYGSLGCSGDLAPLSHCALALMGEGEVRDAGGQLVPASAALAAAGLEPVELQEKEGLALINGTDGMLGMLTLAIADLHRLLATADLAAAMSVEGLLGSDSVFAADLQALRPQAGQSESAENIRSVLSGSALIEEQKTGGFTRVQDAYSLRCAPQVHGAARSTLLHAEAVAAAERASAIDNPVVTLDGRLESNGNFHGAPVAYVLDFLAIAVADVASMSERRTDRFLDRSRSHGLNAFLAHDPGVDSGHMIAQYTQAGIVSELKRLAVPASVDSIPSSAMQEDHVSMGWAAGLKLRRALDGLTRVLAIELLTSARGLDMRDGGTATSRSAPAVTAARAVIRTVVPGPGPDRYLAPEIEALRVLVDGGSLLAAVEAELGTRLH, encoded by the coding sequence ATGCAGCTACGCAACAACAACGTGGACGCCGCCGTCGAGCTGGGGGTTGGTCCGCTCTCCGGCGAGGATATCCTCGCCGTCGCCCGGCACGGGGTGCGGGTGGCGCTGGCTCCCGAGGCCCTGGCTGCCATGGCCTCCTCGCGCGGGGTCATCGAGGCCCTGGCCGCAGACGACAAGCCGCACTACGGCGTCTCCACCGGATTCGGTGCCCTGGCGGTCAAGCAGATCCCGCCGGAGCAGCGCATCCAGCTGCAGCGCTCGCTGATCCGCAGCCACGCGGCGTCGTCGGGCACCGAAGTGGACCGGGAAGTGGTGCGTGCCCTGATGCTCAACCGCCTGGCCACGCTGGCCACGGGCCGGACCGGAGTGCGTCCCGCCGTCGCGCTGGCCTACGCGGGGATACTCAACGCGGGCATCACCCCTGTGGTCGGCGAGTACGGCTCCCTGGGCTGCTCTGGAGACCTCGCTCCCCTCTCCCACTGTGCCCTGGCGCTGATGGGTGAAGGGGAAGTGCGCGACGCCGGCGGGCAGCTGGTGCCCGCCTCGGCAGCGCTCGCCGCGGCCGGGTTGGAACCGGTGGAGCTGCAGGAGAAGGAGGGACTGGCGCTCATTAACGGCACGGACGGGATGCTGGGGATGCTGACCCTGGCCATTGCGGACCTGCACCGGCTGCTGGCCACGGCGGATCTCGCCGCGGCCATGAGCGTGGAAGGCCTGCTCGGCAGCGACAGTGTGTTTGCCGCCGACCTCCAGGCACTGCGGCCCCAGGCCGGGCAAAGCGAGTCGGCGGAGAACATCCGCTCGGTCCTGTCCGGATCGGCGTTGATCGAGGAGCAGAAGACGGGCGGATTCACCCGGGTGCAGGATGCCTACTCGCTGCGCTGCGCGCCCCAGGTTCATGGCGCCGCCCGCTCCACGCTGCTGCATGCCGAAGCCGTGGCCGCAGCCGAGCGGGCCTCGGCCATCGACAACCCGGTGGTGACGCTGGACGGACGGTTGGAGTCCAACGGCAACTTCCACGGTGCGCCGGTGGCCTATGTGCTGGATTTCCTGGCCATCGCCGTCGCGGACGTTGCCTCCATGAGCGAGCGGCGCACCGACCGGTTCCTGGACCGGTCCCGCAGCCACGGCCTCAATGCCTTCCTCGCCCACGACCCCGGTGTGGACTCCGGGCACATGATCGCGCAGTACACGCAGGCCGGAATTGTCTCGGAGCTCAAGCGCCTGGCGGTGCCGGCATCGGTGGATTCCATCCCGTCCTCCGCCATGCAGGAGGACCATGTCTCGATGGGCTGGGCGGCGGGGCTGAAGCTGCGCCGGGCGCTGGACGGACTGACCCGGGTACTGGCCATTGAGCTGTTGACCTCGGCGCGGGGGCTGGACATGCGCGACGGCGGCACGGCCACTTCCCGCAGCGCTCCCGCAGTGACGGCGGCACGGGCCGTGATTCGGACTGTTGTCCCCGGGCCCGGTCCGGACCGGTACCTCGCCCCGGAAATCGAGGCTCTCAGGGTGCTCGTCGACGGCGGCTCCCTGCTGGCAGCGGTGGAGGCAGAGCTGGGAACCCGCCTGCACTGA
- a CDS encoding IclR family transcriptional regulator yields MPAAYTRVQVPAAAQVLAILRYLGQQAGPVSASAVARDLSLPRSTTYHLLAALVSDGFAVHLPEERRYALGATAHEMGTGYARQAPLQRIARFPLRRLVAQTRFTAHLAVLQGTDVIYVIEERAPRQQPLVTDAGIRLPAHRTASGRVLLAGMTGAQLRALYPDPGTVRSSRSSGAGLPGLLEEVRRRGYAWEENEVTEGFSSIAVPVPDRSGHAVAGLTLTAPNLAPAPGIQALAGQVLPDLLRCAAELSRRLGARPQPAPNVSGIPDVRSGVDDP; encoded by the coding sequence ATGCCAGCCGCCTATACCCGTGTCCAGGTCCCGGCCGCAGCCCAGGTCCTGGCCATCCTGCGCTATCTGGGCCAGCAGGCCGGTCCGGTCAGTGCGTCCGCGGTCGCGCGGGACCTTTCCTTGCCGCGCTCCACCACCTACCACCTGCTCGCGGCGCTGGTAAGCGATGGTTTTGCCGTGCACCTGCCGGAAGAACGCCGGTATGCCCTCGGTGCTACGGCACACGAAATGGGCACCGGCTATGCCCGGCAGGCTCCGCTGCAGCGGATTGCCCGGTTCCCGCTGCGCCGGCTGGTGGCGCAGACCCGCTTCACCGCGCATCTGGCAGTGCTGCAGGGAACGGACGTGATTTACGTGATCGAGGAACGGGCTCCGCGCCAGCAGCCGCTGGTAACCGACGCCGGCATCCGGCTTCCGGCACACCGGACTGCCAGCGGCCGGGTCCTGCTGGCCGGGATGACCGGTGCCCAGCTGCGGGCGCTCTATCCGGATCCGGGGACGGTACGGTCCTCCCGCAGCAGCGGCGCCGGCCTGCCGGGCCTGCTTGAAGAGGTCCGACGGCGCGGCTATGCCTGGGAAGAGAATGAAGTCACCGAGGGATTCTCTTCCATTGCCGTGCCCGTACCGGACCGCTCCGGGCACGCGGTCGCCGGCCTGACCCTGACCGCGCCCAACCTGGCCCCGGCACCGGGCATCCAGGCGCTGGCAGGCCAGGTCCTGCCCGATCTGCTGCGGTGCGCCGCAGAGCTTTCCCGCCGGCTCGGCGCCCGGCCGCAGCCTGCTCCCAATGTGTCTGGAATCCCAGACGTCCGCAGCGGGGTGGATGACCCCTGA
- the hutU gene encoding urocanate hydratase, with the protein MSSTSDPSRRIRAPRGTTLTAHSWQTEAPLRMLMNNLDPEVAERPEDLVVYGGTGRAARSWEAYDAIIRTLSTLADDETLLVQSGKPVGVFRTHEWAPRVLIANSNLVGDWATWPEFRRLEAEGLLMYGQMTAGSWIYIGTQGILQGTFETFGAVARKLFGDENATLAGTLTLTGGCGGMGGAQPLAVTLNGGAVLIVDVDEARLRRRVGKRYLDEVAPDLDAAVARVMAARNERRALSVGLVGNAAEVFEELLRRQLAGEVTIDIVTDQTSAHDPLSYLPAGIPVDRWQAEAAADPEGFTKQARESMARQVAAMVGFQDAGAEVFDYGNSIRDEARQGGYARAFDFPGFVPAYIRPLFCEGMGPFRWVALSGDPQDIAVTDAAIKELFPENFRLHRWIDAAAEHVEFEGLPARICWLGYGDRAKAGLLFNRLVAEGKVSAPIVIGRDHLDSGSVASPYRETEAMADGSDAIADWPLLNALLNTASGATWVSLHHGGGVGIGRSIHAGQVGVADGTELAARKLETLLTNDPGTGVMRHADAGYSRAADVAAERGVRIPMNE; encoded by the coding sequence ATGTCTTCCACCTCTGACCCGTCCCGCCGCATCCGGGCGCCCCGCGGCACCACCCTCACCGCGCACAGCTGGCAGACCGAGGCGCCGCTGCGGATGCTGATGAACAACCTGGACCCGGAAGTAGCCGAACGGCCCGAGGACCTGGTGGTCTACGGCGGCACCGGACGGGCCGCCCGCAGCTGGGAGGCCTACGACGCCATCATCCGGACCCTCTCCACGCTGGCCGACGATGAAACACTGCTGGTGCAGTCGGGCAAACCGGTGGGGGTTTTCCGCACCCACGAATGGGCGCCGCGTGTCCTGATCGCCAACTCCAACCTGGTGGGGGACTGGGCCACCTGGCCCGAGTTCCGCCGGCTGGAAGCGGAGGGCCTGCTGATGTACGGCCAGATGACGGCCGGTTCGTGGATCTACATCGGCACCCAGGGCATCCTGCAGGGCACTTTTGAAACCTTCGGAGCCGTGGCCCGGAAGCTCTTCGGCGACGAAAACGCCACCCTGGCCGGCACCCTGACCCTGACCGGCGGCTGCGGCGGAATGGGCGGCGCGCAGCCGCTGGCTGTCACGCTGAACGGCGGAGCGGTCCTGATTGTCGACGTCGACGAGGCCCGCCTGCGCCGACGCGTCGGGAAGCGCTACCTGGACGAGGTGGCACCGGACCTGGACGCCGCCGTCGCCCGCGTCATGGCTGCACGGAACGAAAGACGTGCCCTGTCCGTGGGGCTGGTGGGCAACGCCGCGGAAGTGTTCGAGGAACTGCTGCGCCGGCAGCTGGCCGGGGAGGTCACCATCGACATTGTCACCGACCAGACCTCCGCCCACGACCCGCTGAGCTATCTGCCCGCCGGCATCCCCGTGGACCGCTGGCAGGCCGAAGCCGCCGCGGACCCGGAAGGCTTCACCAAGCAGGCCCGCGAGTCCATGGCCCGGCAGGTTGCCGCCATGGTCGGGTTCCAGGACGCGGGTGCCGAAGTCTTCGACTACGGCAATTCCATCCGGGACGAGGCACGCCAGGGCGGCTATGCGCGGGCCTTCGACTTCCCCGGCTTTGTCCCCGCGTACATCCGTCCGCTTTTCTGCGAGGGAATGGGGCCCTTCCGCTGGGTGGCGCTCTCCGGCGATCCGCAGGACATCGCGGTGACCGATGCAGCCATCAAGGAGCTGTTCCCCGAGAACTTCCGCCTGCACCGCTGGATCGACGCCGCGGCCGAACATGTGGAATTTGAAGGCCTGCCCGCGCGCATCTGCTGGCTGGGCTACGGCGACCGTGCCAAGGCCGGGCTCCTGTTCAACCGGCTCGTGGCCGAGGGCAAGGTGAGCGCGCCCATCGTGATCGGCCGGGACCACCTGGATTCGGGGTCGGTGGCCTCTCCCTACCGGGAGACCGAGGCCATGGCGGACGGGTCGGATGCCATTGCGGACTGGCCGCTGCTCAACGCCCTGCTGAACACCGCTTCCGGAGCCACCTGGGTGTCCCTGCACCACGGCGGCGGCGTGGGCATCGGCCGGTCCATCCACGCCGGCCAGGTGGGCGTGGCGGACGGAACCGAGCTGGCCGCCCGTAAACTGGAAACCCTTCTGACCAATGATCCGGGCACCGGCGTGATGCGGCACGCGGACGCCGGCTACTCCCGGGCCGCGGACGTCGCCGCCGAACGCGGAGTACGCATCCCCATGAACGAATAA
- a CDS encoding allantoate amidohydrolase — translation MDTDTVTGLLASIADVGRDSRRGGYSRPVFSTPELTLREWFQAEARSRGLDVETDRNGILWAWWGQPERGALVTGSHLDSVPGGGAFDGPLGVASALAAVDLLRERGISRNRSLAITVFPEEEGSRFGVACLGSRLLTGEIDADKARNLRDADGTTFADAARANGLDPARLGRDDEALARIGDFVELHVEQGRGLGEDGPAVAVGGSVLGHGRWRISVSGQGNHAGTTAMADRADPMVAAAQIILAVQKAAEAVDGARATVGRIAPVPGGTNVIASRVDLWLDARHPDDATALALVESIHGKAQKIAAFEGCTVSLTPESWTGAVSFDAALGRSLELALPGAPVLATGAGHDAGILAGHVPSGMLFVRNPTGISHSPEEHVEADDADAGAVALADALEALL, via the coding sequence ATGGACACTGACACTGTTACCGGCCTGCTCGCTTCCATTGCCGACGTCGGACGGGATTCCCGGCGCGGCGGCTACTCGCGCCCGGTGTTCTCCACGCCGGAGCTGACGCTGCGCGAGTGGTTCCAGGCGGAAGCCCGAAGCCGCGGACTGGACGTGGAAACGGACCGCAACGGCATCCTCTGGGCCTGGTGGGGGCAACCCGAACGCGGGGCACTCGTGACCGGCAGCCACCTGGACTCCGTGCCGGGCGGCGGAGCTTTCGACGGGCCGCTGGGGGTGGCCTCCGCGCTCGCCGCCGTGGACCTGCTGCGTGAGCGGGGAATCAGCCGCAACCGCTCCCTCGCCATCACCGTCTTCCCGGAAGAGGAAGGGTCCCGCTTCGGCGTGGCCTGCCTGGGTTCGCGGCTGCTGACCGGCGAAATCGATGCTGACAAGGCCCGGAACCTGCGCGATGCGGACGGCACCACCTTTGCGGACGCCGCCCGGGCCAACGGACTCGACCCCGCACGGCTGGGACGCGACGACGAGGCGCTGGCCCGGATCGGGGACTTCGTGGAACTGCATGTGGAGCAGGGCCGCGGGCTCGGCGAGGACGGACCGGCGGTGGCCGTAGGCGGATCCGTGCTGGGCCACGGCCGCTGGCGGATCAGCGTTTCCGGGCAGGGGAACCATGCCGGCACCACGGCCATGGCGGACCGCGCCGATCCCATGGTTGCCGCCGCCCAAATCATCCTCGCCGTGCAGAAGGCAGCCGAAGCCGTCGACGGCGCCCGGGCCACGGTGGGCCGGATCGCGCCGGTGCCCGGCGGCACCAATGTCATCGCCTCCCGGGTGGACCTCTGGCTCGATGCCCGGCACCCCGACGACGCCACCGCGCTGGCCCTCGTGGAAAGCATCCACGGCAAGGCGCAGAAAATCGCCGCGTTCGAAGGCTGCACCGTCTCCCTGACACCGGAATCCTGGACCGGCGCAGTCAGCTTCGACGCCGCACTGGGCCGCAGCCTGGAACTGGCTCTTCCCGGAGCGCCGGTGCTGGCCACGGGGGCGGGGCACGACGCCGGCATCCTCGCCGGACATGTGCCTTCCGGAATGCTGTTTGTCCGCAACCCCACCGGGATCTCGCACTCCCCGGAGGAACACGTGGAGGCCGACGACGCCGACGCCGGAGCCGTGGCGCTTGCCGACGCGCTGGAGGCGCTGCTGTGA